One segment of Belonocnema kinseyi isolate 2016_QV_RU_SX_M_011 chromosome 7, B_treatae_v1, whole genome shotgun sequence DNA contains the following:
- the LOC117176593 gene encoding uncharacterized protein LOC117176593 — MDPNGLAIAGIVRRFNSRKGFLAKLQGWIVLQDLYTKCIELFAIRHRTSKFVVKALDEVFDHWGTPRYIVTDNGTEYINKDFRALLLARGVKHITTSLSHPQSNQVKRAIKFPENIDNPAAKDSIDEWIARMKKIDEFLYKIAIQIKKSSKKR; from the coding sequence ATGGACCCCAATGGTTTAGCAATTGCCGGAATTGTCAGGAGATTTAATTCTCGGAAAGGATTTCTGGCTAAACTTCAAGGTTGGATTGTCTTGCAAGATTTATACACTAAATGTATAGAGTTATTCGCAATTCGTCATAGGACCAGCAAGTTCGTAGTTAAAGCGCTCGATGAGGTTTTCGACCATTGGGGAACACCGAGGTACATTGTCACGGATAACGGTACAGAATACATAAATAAAGATTTCAGAGCCCTGTTGCTAGCGAGAGGCGTTAAGCATATCACTACTTCATTAAGTCATCCCCAAAGCAATCAGGTCAAGCGCGCTATAAAGTTCCCTGAAAATATCGACAACCCAGCCGCCAAAGACTCAATCGACGAGTGGATCGCGCGTATGAAGAAAATTGACGAATTCCTTTATAAAATCGcaattcaaataaagaaaagctCAAAAAAGCGTTGA